Genomic window (Streptosporangium brasiliense):
AGGACGTCTTCCCGCAGCAGTTGATCGACCAGATCAGCGTGCAGGGCCAGATCTACTCGGTCCCGGTGAACATCCACCGCTCCAACGTGATGTGGTTCAACCCCGCCGTGCTCAAGGAGGCGGGCGTCACCGAGGTGCCCGCGACGATCGAGACGTTCGTCGCCGCCCTGGAGAAGGTCAAGAAGACGGGCAAGGTCCCGCTCTCGATCGGCTCGGAGTGGACGATGGTGCACCTGCTGGAGAGCGTGCTGCTCGGCTCGCTCGGCACCGACGCCTACAACAAGCTCTGGACCGCGGGCTCCGACTGGTCGGGTCCGGCGATGACCAAGGCCCTGAACGACTTCAAGACGATCCTGTCCTACGCCGGGGACCCGGCCGACGACTGGCAGCCCGCGGCCAAGCAGGTGGCCGACGGCCAGGCCGCCTTCACCATCATGGGCGACTGGGCCTACGGCTACTTCCACAACCCGCCGGACGGCGGCCTGGGCAAGAAGTCCAAGACCGACTTCGACTGGGCGCCCTCGCCCGGCACCGGCGGCACCTTCATGTGGCTGTCGGACAGCTTCACCCTGCCCAAGGGCGCCCCGAACCGCGACGGGGCGTTGGCGTGGCTGAAGGTGGCCGCGAGCAAGGAGGGCCAGGACGCCTTCAACCCCAAGAAGGGCTCCATCCCGGCCCGTAAGGACGCCGACACCTCCCTCTACACCGACTACCTCGCCGACGCCCTGAAGGACTGGGGGAGCAACAAGCTCGCCGGGTCCATCCAGCACGGCGTCGTCGTCAACGACGCCTGGCGGGTCGCGATCAACGAGGCGGTCGGTCTCTTCCACACCGACAAGGACGTGGCCGCGCTCCAGGCCTCGCTGGCCGAGGCCGCCAAGAACTCGGGTCAGTGATGTCCGGTACGGCCCGCGGCGACGCGGGCCGTACCCCGTGGAAGGGGTGTCAGTGACACGGGTGCGCAGGTGGCTGCCGGGGTTGCTGCTGGTCACGCCGTCGATCATCGCCATCGCGGTCTTCGTGTACGGCATGCTCGGCTGGAACTTCCGGCTGGCCATGACCGACAGGCACGACGAGATCTCCGAGGGGAGTTTCGTTGGCCTGGAGAACTTCGTCACGCTCTGGGATCAGAAGCGCTGGGGCATCTCGGTCAACCACGCCGTCGTCTTCACCGTGGTGTTCGTGTTCGGTGCGCTGGCGCTGGGCTGGCTGCTGGCCTTCCTCATGGAGAAGGGGATCAAGGGGGAGGGGACCTTCCGGGCGGTCTACCTGTTCCCGATGGCGATCTCGTTCGTGGCGACCGGGGTGGTCTGGCGCTGGCTGATGAACTCCGGTCAGGACGAGCGGGCGGTCGGGCTGAACCGGCTGTTCGACAGCCTGGGCCTGGACTTCCTGCAGTGGGAGTGGTTCCGGAACCCGGACTGGGGGATGGCGGCCATGGCCATCCCCGCGATATGGCAAATGTCGGGATATGTCATGGCGTTGTTCCTGGCGGGCTTCCGGGGCGTCCCCGAAGACCTCCGGGAGGCGGCCCGGGTCGACGGCTGCACCGAATGGCAGGTCTACCGGCACATCGTGCTGCCGCTGCTCCGCCCGGTGACGCTGTCCGCGCTGATCATCCTCGGGCACATCTCGCTCAAGGTCTTCGACCTGATCGTCGCGGTGTCCGGCAAGCAGATCATCACCGACGTCCCCGCCGTGTTCATGTGGGTGGCGGTCTTCGACTCCCACGACCCGGCCAAGGGCGCCACCATCGCCGCCTACATCGTGCTCGCGGTGAGCGTGTTCGTCATCCCCTACCTGGTCTGGACCCTTCGCAAGGAGAGGCGGCCATGACGGCCACGGAGACGCGGACCCCTCCGGCGCGGGCGCACGGGCCGGGCGGCCGGGCCGGGCGGCGGGCGGGCTGGGCGCGCGGCGTCCGGCTGGCGCTGCTGGCCGCCTTCCTGGTGATCTTCCTGATCCCGGTCTACGTGCTGCTGGTCACCAGCTTCAAGCCGCTGACCGAGGCCGACCCCAGCCGGGCCTGGGCGCTGCCCGAGGTGTGGACGGCGCAGCCGTGGCGGGTGGCCTGGGACAAGCTCGCCCCGGGCATCTGGAACAGCGTGCTGCTGGCCGTACCCGGTGCGCTGATCTCGGCGGTCCTGGGCTCCATGAACGGCTACGTGCTGTCGAAGTGGCGCTTCCCCGGCGCCGACGTGCTGTTCACGCTGTTCCTGTTCGGCATGTTCATCCCCTACCAGGGGGTCATGATCCCGCTGGTCCAGCTCCTGGTGAAGCTCAACGAGATCACCCAGTCCGTCACCGGGGCGTCGGGGGTCTTCTACGGCGCGATACCGGGGCTGCTCCTGGCGCACGTGGTCTACGGCATCCCGATCTGCACGCTGATATTCCGTAACTACTACGTCACCATCCCGGACGAGCTGATCGAGGCCTCCCGGGTGGACGGCGCGGGGATGCTGCGGACCTACTGGTCGGTGGTGCTGCCGGTCTCCGGGCCGGCCTTCGCGGTGGTGATCATCTGGCAGTTCACCTCGATGTGGAACGACTTCCTGTTCGCCGTCTTCCTCACCGGCCCGCAGAGCTGGCCCACCACGGTCATGCTCAACAACATCGCCGGCGCCCAGACCGTCCCCTACAGCCAGCAGATGGCCGCGGCCCTGCTCGCCTCCATCCCCACGATGATCGTCTACGTCCTGCTCGGCCGGTTCTTCATGCGCGGCCTCATGGCCGGGGCGCTGAAGGGGTGACTCACGGTCGGAGCGCCTCAGGATGGACCAGGGAGTCGCCCAGCGCGGTGCGGTGGTAGAGGACGCCCCGGCCGGTGCGGCTCCCGGCGACCAGGCCCGCCCTGCGCAGCGCGGCCAGGTGGCCTCCGACGGTGCCCAGGCTCAGGCCGAGCAGGGTGACGAGCTGGGTGGTGGTCGCCGGGCCGGCCAGCTCCAGGAGCACGCGGGCCCGGGTCCGGCCGATCAGCCCGGCCAGCCCGTCGGGCGCCCGGTGCGGGATCCCCGCGCCCCGGGCCGGATAGCTGATCGCGTACGGCCACGCGTGCTCAAGGTAGGAGCCCACTCCGCAGTCGAAGGGGGAGGGCACGAGGAGCAGGCCGCGTCCGTCGAGCCGGTGGGTCGCGTCCGGGCTCCGCGCGCCGACCTCGATGACCCCGTCCGGGCGCCACCGCACCCGGGGGCTGAGGTCGGCCAGCGCCGCCGCCCAGCCGTAGGCGGCCAGCCGGCCCGCCCGCTGGACCACGTCCCGCTCCAGGATCGCGTGGAAGCGTGGCCACGAGGGGGCGACGATCTCGTCCCAGACGGCCTGGAGCGCGGCGGCGAACAGTTCCACGACGTCCGGTGAGAACAGCACGTCCATGACCGCGTCCGGGGGACGCGCCATGCCCTCCAGGTTCCGGGCGATCTCGCCGTGCGCCTGGGCGGCCGGGGTCGCCCGCACGGCCGTGAGCTCGGCGGCGAAGGGGGTGCTCACCCCGGCCGGCGGCGGCGCGGGGAAGTCGGCGTTGTAGAGCCGGTCCCGGTACAGCGTCACCAGGGCGCCCAGGCCGGCCTGCCTGGCCAGCAGGCCCTCGTACGGCCCGCGCATCCGGTCCACCCACGCCCGCCACACCGGGTCGTCCTTCTTGCCGGACAGCAGCCAGAGCGCCTGCTTGGTGACCATGAGAGGGGAGATGGCGAACCTGCTCGCCATGACGTCCTGCGGGCTGACCTCGATCAGGTAGACCATGTAGCGACCTTTCGGAGATATCCGAAAGCTTAGTCAGCCGTCCCGGCCCGCCCGAGCATGGTCCGCATGACCCCCACACAAGAGCGCGGCGCGACCTACACGGAGGTTTTCGCGGGCCGGGAGTTCCGGGTGCTGTTCGGGAGCTTCGCGCTCCTGGTGGCCGGGGACCAGATCAAGATGCTGGCCCTGTCGGCCCTGGTCTACGCGCGGACCGGGTCGCCCGGACTGTCGGCCGCGACGTACATGCTGGGCTTCCTGCCCTACATCGTCGGCGGGACGTTCCTGCTCTCGCTGGCCGACCGGCTCCGGCCGCGCGAGCTGATGATCGCCGGTGAGCTGGTCCGGGTGGTGACCTGCCTGCTGCTGGCCTTCGCCGGACTGCCCGTCTGGGCGATGCTGGCCCTGGTCCTCCTGACCGGGCTGTTCTCGCCGGTCTTCGCCGCCGCCCGCAGCGCCCTCCTGCCCGACCTGCTGCCGGGTGACGCGTTCGTGCTGGCCAGGTCGGTGCTGTCCATGACGGCCGCCGGGGCGCAGATCGGCGGCCTCGCGGTGGGCGGCGGCATCCTCGCCGCCGCAGGCCCGGACGGGGCGCTGGCCGGCACCGCCGTGCTGTCGGTCGTGGCCGCGGTGGTGCTCCGGGCCGGACTGCCCGGCCTGCCGGCCCGGGGCGCGGTGGGCGGCGGCGCCGTACGGGAGACCCTGCGGGTCAACCGGTCCCTGCTGGCCGACGCCAGGGTGCGCGGGCTGCTGCTCGCCCACTGGCTGCCGGTGTCGTTCGTGACGGGCGCCGAGGCGATGCTCGTGCCCTACCTGGGCGGCACGGCCGGGATCGCGCTCGCCGCCGCGTCCGCGGGGCTGGCGGCCGGGAACCTCGCCGTCGGCCGGTTCGCCGCGCCGTCGGCGCGGGAGCGGCTGGCGCTGCCCCTGGCGGTGCTCGCCGGGGTGCCGCTGCTCGGCTTCGCCCTCCAGCCGGGCCTCGCGGGGGCCGTCCTGATCGCCGTGCTCGCCACGGCGGGCAGCGGCGCCTACCAGCTCGGGCTGCAGCGGAGGTTCCTGGAGGCGGTGCCCGAGCGGGTCCGGGGACAGGCCTTCGGACTGGTGTCGGCGGGCGCGATGACCGGCCAGGCGCTGGGCGCCGCGCTGGTGGGCGCCGCCGCCGAACTGGCGGCCCCGCACCTGGCGATCGCCGCCGCGGGCCTGGCGGTCATCGGGTGCTCCCTCGCCCTCCACCGCTCCCTGCGGCCGTCCCCGGTGCCGGGCTAGGGGCGCAGCTCTCCGGAGCCGCGGGGGATGAGCCGGGTGGGCAGCTCGATCCGGGCGGCTGGGCCCGGCTCCCCTGTGATGCGGCGGAAGAGCAGCTCGGCCGCGGTCCGGCCGAGCTTGGCCGGGTCCTGGGCGACCACGGTCACCCCGGGCACCAGCAGGTCGGCGAGCTCGAAGTCGTCGAAGCCGACCATGGCGAGCCGGTGCCCGGTGCGCAGCGTGGCCACGGTGATCCGGCCGTTGCCGGTGAACACCGCGGTGGGCGGGTCGTCGCCGGAGAGCATCCGGGCCAGCGCGGGCCCGGCCTGCTCCGGGGGGCCCGTCGCCACCAGCGACCCGTCGAACGGCAGGCCCGCGTCGGCGAGGGCGCGGCGGTAGCCGCGCAGGCGCTCGGCGGCGGTGAAGATGGACGCGCTGTCGCCGAGGAAGGCGATCCGGCGGTGGCCGTGCCGGATCAGGTGGGTGACCCCGGTGTGCGTCCCGCCGTTGTTGTCGCAGGTCACCGTGTCCACCTCCAGCCCGCCCGGCCGGTCGGCGAAGACGGCGGCGATGCCCGCGTCGAGCTCGGGCCTCAGGTAGTCGTGGTCGTCCCCGGCCGGCACGATGATCAGGCCGTCCACCCGGCGGGAGCAGAAGGTGAGGACGAGCTCCCGCTCGCGCGTCGGCTCCTCCCCCGAGGAGCCGCTGAGCACCAGCGAGCCGTACCGGAGCGCCACGTCCTCGACCGCGCGGCTGATCCCGGAGTAGAACGGGTCGGCCGCGTCCTCGATCACCAGGCCGATGCTCGCGGTCCGGCCCCGGCGCAGCACCCGGGCGCTCTCGTTGCGCCGGTAGCCGAGCCGTTCGATGGCCGACAGGACCCGCTCGGCGGTGGCGGGGTTGACCCCCGGCTCCTCGTTGACGACCCGGGAGACGGTCTTGAGCGCCACCCCGGCCGCCGCCGCGACATCTTTCATGGTGGGACGTCCACGGACACTGTCTGCCACGGCCCGATCATCGCCCAAGTCCAGCCGGTTGACAACGTTGTCATCCAGCCCGGCTGCTCACCGGGAGAGCGCGCCGCCCCGCACGCCCGTCGCGCGCAGGTCGGACTCCACCCTCGCGGCGGCGGCCAGCAGCGGCGGCAGCAGGTCGCGCTGGAGGGACTCGACGGTCGTCCGGCTCGCGTGGGAGGAGATGTTCATCGCGGCGACCACCCGGCCGGAGCGCTCCCGGACCGGCACGGCGACCGAGCGCAGCCCCTCCTCCAGCTCCTGGTCGACCACCGCCCACCCCCGCGCGCGGACGCCGTCCAGCTCGGCCCGGAGGGCGGCGGGCTCGGTGACGGTCCGGGGGGTGAACCCGCGCAGCCCGGCGCGGCCGAGACAGGCGTCGAGCTCCTCCGGGGGGAGCGCGGCCAGCAGCACCCGGCCCATCGAGGTGCAGTGGGCCGGGAAGCGGGTGCCGATGGCGATGGTCACCCGCATGATCCGGGTGGTGGCCACCCGGGCCACGTAGACGATGTCCTCGCCGTCGAGCACGGCCACGGACGCCGACTCGTGCACCTCGGCGACGAGCCGCTCCAGGTGCGGCTCGGCGACCTCGGGCAGGGAGAGACCGGACAGGTAGGCGTAGCCGAGCTCCAGCACGCGGGGGGAGAGCGCGAACAGCCGCCCGTCGGTCCGGACGTAGCCGAGGTCGACGAGCGTCAGCAGGAACCGCCGGGCCGCCGCCCGGGTCAGACCGGTGGCGCGGGCGACCTCGCTGAGCGTCAGCTCGGGGGTGGCCGCGCCGAACGCCCGGATCACCGACAGCCCCCGGGCCAGCGACTGCACGTGGTCGGGGCCGCGGTCGACCGGTCCGTCCACGTCTCGGTCGACCGGTCCGTCCACGCCTCGGTCAACCGGTCCGTCCATCCCCGTCCTCCTCGTTCCGGTCGAACTCTAGTGCCGCCTGCGCCACCGCGAACGCGCGGTTGGCCGCGGGCACGCCCGCGTAGACCGCGGTGTGCAGCAGCACCTCCTTGATCTCCTCCTCGGTGAGCCCGACGCGGAGCGCCGCCCGCACGTGCATGGCCAGCTCCCGCTCGTGCCCGAGCGCGGTCAGCAGGGCGAGGGTGAGGCAGCTACGGGTGCGCCGGTCCAGGCCGGGACGGGTCCAGATCTCCCCCCAGGCGTATTTGGTGATGAGCTCCTGGAAGTCCGCGGTGAACGGCGTGGCGCCCGCGGCGGCGCGGTCCACGTGCTCGTCGCCCAGTACGGCCCGGCGCGTCGCGTCTCCGGCGCTCCACATGTCCATCCGTCAGCTCCTTGTCGTGTCGCCGCGGGCCGTCCCCGCGGGAGGCGGCCACCTGTCACCCCGAGGGGCCGTGCGGGCCGCGACCACCCGGTCACCCCGGGGGTTCGGGCGGGCCGCGACCACCCGGTCACTCCGGGGGGTCGAAGTGGGCCGCGACCACCCGGTCGACGAAGACCCCGGCGGAGCCGAGATAGCCCGCCGGGTCCAGGGCGGCCTCCAGCTCCTGCGCCGTCAGAGCCAGGCCGGGCCCGGCCAGCAGCGCCTCGCGCAGCGACAGGCCCTCGGCGGCCGCCCGGGCGCAGGCGGCGTCCACCAGCCCGCGCGCCTCAGGGGTGCCGCCGAGCCGGGCGACGACGTGCTCGGCCATCGGCAGCCCCCGCGCCGCGCCGAGGTTGGCCCGCATCCGCGCCGGGTCGACGGTCAGGCCCTCCAGCACCTCGCCGAGCCAGGACGCGGCGCTGCCGGTGAGCCGGAGCAGCTCGCCGAGCGTCTCCCACTCGGCCTGCCAGGGGCCGGCGGCGCGCTCGTGCTCCTGGACCATGCCCGCGAGCACCGAGGCCACCAGGCCGGGGACGCGCTGGACGCAGGCGAGCACCGACACCGCGCCCACCGGGTTGCGCTTGTGCGGCATGGCGCTGGAGCCGCCCCGGCCGGGGGCCGACGGCTCGGCGGCCTCCCCAACCTCGGTCTGGGCCAGCAGCTTCACATCAGTGGCGATCTTGCCGAGCGTCCCGGCCGCCGTGCCGAGGGCGCAGGCCAGCCGGGCGACCGGGGCGCGGTCGGTGTGCCAGGGCAGGACCGGCTCGGCCAGGCCCAGCCCGGCCGCCAGGCGCGGCAGCACCTCGTGGCCCCGGCCGCCGAGGGCGGACAGGGTGCCCGCCGCCCCGCCGTACTGGACCGGTAGCGGCAGCTCCGCCAGCTCCGCCCGCGACCGGTCCAGCGCGCTCAGCCAGCCCGCGGCCTTGAGCCCGAAGGTGATCGGCACCGCCTGCTGCAGGACCGTGCGCCCGGCCATCACGGTGTCGCGGTGCCCGGCCGCCAGGCGCGCGCACGCGTCGGCGCAGGCGGACAGGTCGGCCAGGAGTGGCGCGAGGGCGCGGCAGGCGACCAGCATCGCGGCCGTGTCGTTGATGTCCTGGCTGGTCGCGCCGTAGTGCACGTATCGCCGCAGCTCGGGCTTGACCCGCTCGCGCAGGGCCGCGACCAGGGGGATGACCGGGTTGCCCGCCGGCGCGGCCCGGCCGCCCAGCTCGGCGAGGTCGAACAGCTCCGGCCGGCAGGCCGCCCCCAGCGCCTCGACCGCCTCGTCCGGGATCAGGCCGATCCCCGCCTGGGCGGTGGCCAGCGCGGCCTCGACGTCCAGCATCGCCGCCAGCCACGCCGCGTCCGACACCTCTGGCGCGGCACCGCCCCTGGCGAACATCCCCGAGAACAGTCCGTCGCGCGCCGACAAGGTCATGCTCACCTCCAGTAATGATGATGTCGACAGATTGTCACGTATATGGGTGAGCGTCGCGGTGAACGTCAAACACCTTCCAGAACGACGGCCAGCCCCTGGCCCACCCCGACGCAGATGGCGGCCAGGCCGTAGCCGCCGCCGCGACGGTGCAGCTCGTGGGCGAGGGTGCCCAGGATGCGGGCGCCCGAGGAGCCGAGCGGATGGCCGAGGGCGATCGCGCCGCCGTTGACGTTGACGATCTCCGGGTCGAGGTCCGGCCACTCGGCCAGGCAGGCCAGGGACTGGGCGGCGAAGGCCTCGTTGAGCTCGACGGCGCGCAGATCGGACCAGGTGACACCCGCGCGGCCGAGCGCCGTGCGGGCGGCCTCCACCGGTCCGATGCCGAACAGGTGCGGCTCCACGCCGACCGCCGCCCGCGCCGCGATCCGCGCCAGCGGCGTACGGCCGGCCCGCCCGGCCCCCGCCTCGTCGCCGATGAGCAGGGCGGCGGCGCCGTCGTTGAGGGGGGAGGCGTTGCCGGCGGTGACGGTGCCGCCGGGGCGGAAGACCGGCCTGAGCCGGGCGAGCGCCTCCGGCGTCGCGTCGGCCCTGACGCACTCGTCACGGTCGAGGGCGTCGAGCGGGGCCACCTCGCCGCCGAAGACGCCGCGCTCCCAGGCCGCCGCCGCGCGCCGGTGGCTGCGGAGGGCGAAGGCGTCCTGGGCCTCGCGGGTGATCCAGTAGCGGTCGGCGAGGATCTCCGCGCCCTCGCCCAGGGCGACCGTCCACTCGGCCGGCATCAGGGGGTTGACCATGCGCCAGCCGAGGGCCGTGTCGTGCAGGGTCTGCGGCCCCCGGTCGAAGCCGCGCGGCGGTTTGGGCATCACCCATGGCGCCCGGCTCATCGACTCCGACCCGCCGGCGATCACCAGGGAGGCGTCGCCCACGGCCACGGCGCGGGAGGCGGCGACGGCCGCCTCCAGTCCGGACCCGCACAGCCGGTTCACGGTCGTGCCCGGCACCGTGACCGGGAGCCCGGCGAGCAGGACGGCCATCCGCGCGACGTCGCGGTTGTCCTCGCCCGCGCCGTTGGCCGCGCCGAAGAACACGTCGTCGACGGCCGCCGGATCGAGGCCGGGGGAGCGGGCGGCCAGCGCGCGGACCACGTGCGCGGCCAGGTCGTCGGGGCGGACGCCCGACAGCGCGCCGCCGTGGCGGCCGATGGGCGTGCGGACCGCGTCGAGGACGAAGACGTCGTTCATGGCCGGGTCCTCCCGCTGTCGCCGGTGAGGTGGCGCAGGACGCCGAGCTCCTCGGGGGTGGGGGGAGCCGTCTCGCGCAGCTCGGCGGCCGTCGCGAGGTCCCAGCCGGTGGCCGCGCGGGCCTGGTCGAGGGTGACGCCGGGGTGCAGGTGGGTGACGACCAGCTCGCTGCTCGCCGGGTCGGGTTCCAGGATCGCCAGGTCGGTGATCACGGTGCGGGGGCCGCCGCCGCGCAGGCCGAGGCGCTCCCGGTCGCCTGGACCGGAGCCGAAGCCGACGGAGGTGACGAAGTCCACGCGGTCGACGAACGCGCGGCGGCTCTGCCGTACGATCACGGTCACCTCGCGGCAGGAGGCGGCGATCTCGGGGGCCCCGCCCGCGCCGGGGAGGCGGACCTCCGGGTCGGCGTAGGGGCCGATCACGGTCGTGTTGATGTTGGCGAACCGGTCGATCTGGGCGGCGCCCAGGAAGCCGACGTCGATGCGGCCCGGCTGGAGCCAGTAGTTGAAGATCTCCGGCACGCTCACGACGGCGTCGGCGGTGTCGGCCAGCACGCCGTCCCCGATGGACAGGGGCGGCAGGTCCGGCCTGGCGCCGATGGTCCCCGACTCGTAGACGAGCACGAGGCCGGGGGCGTGGGTGCGGCGGGCGAGGTTGGCGGCGGTGCTGGGCAGGCCGATGCCCACGAAGCACGACTGGCCCTCGCGCAGCCGCCTGGCCGCCGCCACGGTCATCATCTCGTCGGCGGTGTAGGCCGCGGTCATCGGCCGGCCTCCGGGCCGGGGCCGGGGGCGTGCCCCGCGGACCGGGCTCCTCGCGGGGGGACGGGTACGGCGCTCATCGGCGGGCCTCCGCTCCGGGGGTTCATCGGTGGGCCTCCGCTCCGGGGGTGAGGACGTGTCGGGCCATCCAGGCGGTGAAGGTCTCGCGGTCGCGGCTGATCCCGTCCCAGGCGCGGTAGAAGTCGTTGTCCCGGGTGGAGTAGCCGGCGCTGTAGGAGGGGTGGGAGCCGCCGGGGGCCTCGGACACGTGGGTGATCGCCCAGCCGGGCAGCACGATCGCGCCGGGCCGTGGCTCCAGCTCCTCGACCACCTCCTCCACGGTGACCAGGGAGCGCCGCGCCGCCAGGACGGCCTCCTTCTGCACCCCGGTGATCCCCCACAGCTGCACGTTGCCCCGCCGGTCGGCGCGCTGGGCGTGCACCACGGCGACGTCGGGGTTGAGCGCGGGGACGGCGGTGAGCTCCTCGCCGGTGAACGGGCAGGTGATCGGCCGGACGCGGGCGGTGTGGGCGGGCAGGCCGGTGCCCCGGTAGCCGCGCAGCACCGCGAAGGGCAGTCCGGAGGCCCCGGCGACGTAGGCGTTGGCGATGCCCGCGTGGCTGTGCTCCTCGATCTCCAGCGGCGCGGGCCAGCGGTTCTGCACCGCGTCGCGGAAGCGGTGCAGCGACCCCACCCCGGGGTTGCCGCCCCAGGAGAAGACCAGCCGCCGGGCGCAGCCCATCCCGATCATCTGGTCGTAGATCAGGTCGGGGGTCATCCGGATCAGCGTGAGGTCGCGGCGGCCCTGCCGGATGATCTCGTGTCCGGCCGCGTAGGGGATCAGGTGGGTGAAGCCCTCCAGCGCCACGCTGTCACCGTCGTGCACGAGATCCGCCATCGCGTCGGCGAGCGGAACCACCGTGGCCATCGCGCCCCCTCGTAGGTATGTTCGTCATGCGGACGACTGTTCTTTCAGCGAACATACTGACCCGCCGTCTGGAAGGTCAATGCAGGGAAATATCGCGAAATACACCTTCCGGTGGTCTGCGCCGGGACTATGGGAAAGTGGGGCAATGACTGATCGGGGACTCAGGCTGTCGCGGGCCCTGCTGATCGCCGGGTTCGTGCTCGCCTCGCTCAACCTGAGGCCCGCGCTGGCCGGGGTCTCGCCGGTGCTGAGCGAGATCATGGCCGACCTCGGGCTGAGCGCGGCCGGCGGCGGGGCGATCACCACGGTGATGGTGGTCTGCCTGGGGGTGCTGGCCCCGCTCGCCCCGCTGCTGGCCCGCCGGGTCGGGCTGGACCGCACGCTGCTGGCCGGGCTGCTGATCCTGGCGGCCGGGGTGGTGCTGCGTGCCGCCGGGAGCGTCCCGGCCCTCTACGCGGGGGCGGCCGTCGCCGGCACGGCCATCGCCATCATGAACGTGGTGATGCCCGGCGTCGTCAAGCAGCACTTCCCCACCCGTGTCGGCCTGTTCACCTCGGTCTACGTCTCCGGCCTCGTGCTGGGCGCCGCCGCCGCGTCCGGGCTGACGGTGCCGCTGGAGCGTGCCACCGGGTACGGCTGGCGCGAGGCGACCGCGACGGCCGCCGTCCCGGCCGTGGCGGCGGCCGTGCTCTGGCTGCCCCAGGCGCTGCGCTCCCCGGCGCGCCGGGGGAGCGCCCCCCGGTCCTTCCGCGCGGTGCTGGGCAGCCGGGTGACCTGGGCCGTCACCGCCTACATGGGCCTTCAGTCGCTGACCTTCTACATCATGCTCGCCTGGGTGCCCACGATCTTCCGGGACGCGGGGCTCCCCGCCGACCAGGCGGGCTACATGCTCGGCCTGACCAACCTGGCGCAGATCGCCGCGACCCTCACGGTCCCGATCCTCGCGGGGCGGGTCCGGTCGCAGGTGCCGCACGTGACGGCCGCGACCGTGCTGACCATCGCGGGATACGTCGGCGTGCTGGCCGCCCCGGCGACCCTTCCCTGGCTGTGGATGACGGTGCTGGGCCTGGGGCAGGGCGCCTCGATCGCGCTCGCCCTGCTGATCATCACGCTGCGCGCCCCCGACCCCGCCTCGGTCACCGCGCTGTCGGCCGTCGCCCAGTCCGCCGGATACGTACTGGCGGCGCTCGGCCCGTTCCTGATCGGGGTGCTCCGCCAGGGCTCGGGCGGCTGGACGCTGCCGCTGCTGGCCGGGCTCGGCGCGTGCGGGCTGCAACTGGTCGCCGGGTTCCTGGCCGGCCGCCCGGTGGCCGCCGGCACGGAG
Coding sequences:
- a CDS encoding CoA transferase subunit A — its product is MATVVPLADAMADLVHDGDSVALEGFTHLIPYAAGHEIIRQGRRDLTLIRMTPDLIYDQMIGMGCARRLVFSWGGNPGVGSLHRFRDAVQNRWPAPLEIEEHSHAGIANAYVAGASGLPFAVLRGYRGTGLPAHTARVRPITCPFTGEELTAVPALNPDVAVVHAQRADRRGNVQLWGITGVQKEAVLAARRSLVTVEEVVEELEPRPGAIVLPGWAITHVSEAPGGSHPSYSAGYSTRDNDFYRAWDGISRDRETFTAWMARHVLTPGAEAHR
- a CDS encoding thiolase family protein; this translates as MNDVFVLDAVRTPIGRHGGALSGVRPDDLAAHVVRALAARSPGLDPAAVDDVFFGAANGAGEDNRDVARMAVLLAGLPVTVPGTTVNRLCGSGLEAAVAASRAVAVGDASLVIAGGSESMSRAPWVMPKPPRGFDRGPQTLHDTALGWRMVNPLMPAEWTVALGEGAEILADRYWITREAQDAFALRSHRRAAAAWERGVFGGEVAPLDALDRDECVRADATPEALARLRPVFRPGGTVTAGNASPLNDGAAALLIGDEAGAGRAGRTPLARIAARAAVGVEPHLFGIGPVEAARTALGRAGVTWSDLRAVELNEAFAAQSLACLAEWPDLDPEIVNVNGGAIALGHPLGSSGARILGTLAHELHRRGGGYGLAAICVGVGQGLAVVLEGV
- a CDS encoding CynX/NimT family MFS transporter, with the protein product MTDRGLRLSRALLIAGFVLASLNLRPALAGVSPVLSEIMADLGLSAAGGGAITTVMVVCLGVLAPLAPLLARRVGLDRTLLAGLLILAAGVVLRAAGSVPALYAGAAVAGTAIAIMNVVMPGVVKQHFPTRVGLFTSVYVSGLVLGAAAASGLTVPLERATGYGWREATATAAVPAVAAAVLWLPQALRSPARRGSAPRSFRAVLGSRVTWAVTAYMGLQSLTFYIMLAWVPTIFRDAGLPADQAGYMLGLTNLAQIAATLTVPILAGRVRSQVPHVTAATVLTIAGYVGVLAAPATLPWLWMTVLGLGQGASIALALLIITLRAPDPASVTALSAVAQSAGYVLAALGPFLIGVLRQGSGGWTLPLLAGLGACGLQLVAGFLAGRPVAAGTEKAHSAAIAK
- a CDS encoding CoA-transferase subunit beta, with product MTAAYTADEMMTVAAARRLREGQSCFVGIGLPSTAANLARRTHAPGLVLVYESGTIGARPDLPPLSIGDGVLADTADAVVSVPEIFNYWLQPGRIDVGFLGAAQIDRFANINTTVIGPYADPEVRLPGAGGAPEIAASCREVTVIVRQSRRAFVDRVDFVTSVGFGSGPGDRERLGLRGGGPRTVITDLAILEPDPASSELVVTHLHPGVTLDQARAATGWDLATAAELRETAPPTPEELGVLRHLTGDSGRTRP
- the pcaB gene encoding 3-carboxy-cis,cis-muconate cycloisomerase — encoded protein: MTLSARDGLFSGMFARGGAAPEVSDAAWLAAMLDVEAALATAQAGIGLIPDEAVEALGAACRPELFDLAELGGRAAPAGNPVIPLVAALRERVKPELRRYVHYGATSQDINDTAAMLVACRALAPLLADLSACADACARLAAGHRDTVMAGRTVLQQAVPITFGLKAAGWLSALDRSRAELAELPLPVQYGGAAGTLSALGGRGHEVLPRLAAGLGLAEPVLPWHTDRAPVARLACALGTAAGTLGKIATDVKLLAQTEVGEAAEPSAPGRGGSSAMPHKRNPVGAVSVLACVQRVPGLVASVLAGMVQEHERAAGPWQAEWETLGELLRLTGSAASWLGEVLEGLTVDPARMRANLGAARGLPMAEHVVARLGGTPEARGLVDAACARAAAEGLSLREALLAGPGLALTAQELEAALDPAGYLGSAGVFVDRVVAAHFDPPE